One stretch of Deltaproteobacteria bacterium DNA includes these proteins:
- a CDS encoding DUF3175 domain-containing protein, with amino-acid sequence MATRKKPAKRKWSQHVTETSDAMTLERGVFTLRSPRAIALSVKRSAEQSNRRKAPPFRSAMSMLTFYENRGGKNLSAAQRKKLDVAKHELRKLYHRA; translated from the coding sequence ATGGCCACGCGCAAGAAGCCCGCGAAGCGCAAGTGGAGCCAGCACGTCACCGAGACCAGCGACGCGATGACGCTGGAGAGGGGCGTGTTCACCCTCCGCAGTCCGCGCGCCATCGCGCTGTCGGTCAAGCGCAGCGCGGAGCAGAGCAACCGGCGCAAGGCGCCGCCGTTCCGCTCGGCGATGTCCATGCTGACCTTCTACGAGAACCGCGGCGGCAAGAACCTCTCGGCCGCCCAGCGCAAGAAGCTCGACGTCGCCAAGCACGAGCTGCGCAAGCTCTATCACCGCGCTTGA
- a CDS encoding peptide chain release factor-like protein produces MTARYDLSDEALARDVDIQFFIGSGPGGQNRNKRETGVRLTHRPSGFVVTSVKERSQAMNRADAMEKLKDRLRAAMVVQKPRHDTKPTRGSQRRRVETKRKHSAKKADRRSGWD; encoded by the coding sequence ATGACGGCGCGCTACGACCTCTCCGACGAAGCCCTCGCCCGCGACGTCGACATCCAGTTCTTCATCGGCTCCGGTCCCGGCGGCCAGAACCGCAACAAGCGCGAGACCGGCGTGCGGCTGACGCACCGGCCGAGCGGCTTCGTGGTCACCAGCGTCAAAGAGCGCTCGCAGGCCATGAACCGCGCCGACGCCATGGAGAAGCTGAAAGACCGGCTGCGCGCGGCGATGGTGGTGCAGAAGCCGCGGCACGACACCAAGCCCACCCGCGGCAGCCAGCGCCGGCGCGTGGAGACCAAGCGCAAGCACTCGGCCAAGAAGGCCGACCGCCGCAGCGGGTGGGACTGA
- a CDS encoding MFS transporter, which yields MNWFQRLKQHPAGFKYVFFGELAERSSFYGMRTILALYMTQILGFKENNASLIMTWFIACCYLTPMLGGLIADRWLGRYKTILYFSGPYILGHLILGGWESPYALFSALALLALGSGSIKPNTSTLMGAMYEEQKKDALLNEAFSYYYAAINIGSAISTFGLPWVRGAVKTYSMAHGVPEHEALSRGFAVALIVPAALMALAFVFFAIGKKHYPKDNPAEAPAKTPEQRASERATLGRIAGVFGLLIIWWLVYDQSASTWIYFANNHMDLRLWGNTFITADAVQGVNPLMIVFLTPFFNWMWNAAKARRGGVDVPDTQKMFIGFIIVTVCMAIMAVSAYAVGDHKISVWWLILATLVVTMSELCVSVVGLEFAFKVAAPGTKSFVTACFFLTIFIGDFIGGLMDQALWGKISDGNFFLIQAVASGVITAAFWVVAKNFERNQAAVQASLAPPRQQVAST from the coding sequence ATGAATTGGTTTCAGCGCCTGAAGCAGCACCCCGCGGGCTTCAAGTACGTCTTCTTCGGTGAGCTCGCCGAGCGCTCGTCCTTCTACGGCATGCGCACCATTCTCGCGCTGTACATGACGCAGATCCTTGGCTTCAAGGAGAACAACGCCTCGCTGATCATGACCTGGTTCATCGCGTGCTGTTACCTCACGCCGATGCTGGGCGGCCTGATCGCGGACCGTTGGCTGGGCCGGTACAAGACCATCCTCTACTTCAGCGGCCCGTACATTTTGGGCCACCTCATCCTCGGCGGCTGGGAGAGCCCGTATGCGCTCTTCAGCGCGCTGGCGTTGCTCGCGCTCGGCTCCGGATCCATCAAGCCCAACACCAGCACCCTCATGGGCGCGATGTACGAGGAGCAGAAGAAGGACGCGCTTCTCAACGAGGCCTTCAGCTACTACTACGCGGCCATCAACATCGGCTCGGCCATCTCCACCTTCGGACTCCCGTGGGTGCGCGGTGCGGTCAAGACGTACAGCATGGCCCACGGCGTGCCGGAGCACGAGGCGCTGAGCCGCGGCTTCGCGGTGGCGCTGATCGTCCCCGCAGCGCTGATGGCGCTGGCGTTCGTGTTCTTCGCCATCGGCAAGAAGCACTACCCCAAGGACAACCCGGCCGAGGCGCCGGCCAAGACGCCCGAGCAGCGCGCCAGCGAGCGTGCCACGCTGGGCCGCATCGCGGGCGTGTTCGGCCTGCTCATCATCTGGTGGCTGGTCTACGACCAGAGCGCCTCGACGTGGATCTACTTCGCCAACAACCACATGGACCTGCGCCTGTGGGGCAACACGTTCATCACCGCCGACGCCGTCCAGGGCGTGAACCCGCTGATGATCGTTTTCCTCACGCCGTTCTTCAATTGGATGTGGAACGCGGCGAAGGCGCGCCGCGGCGGCGTGGACGTGCCCGACACGCAGAAGATGTTCATCGGCTTCATCATCGTGACGGTGTGCATGGCCATCATGGCTGTCTCGGCCTATGCGGTGGGCGACCACAAGATCAGCGTGTGGTGGCTCATCCTGGCGACGCTGGTCGTCACCATGAGCGAGCTGTGCGTGAGCGTGGTGGGCCTGGAGTTCGCGTTCAAGGTGGCGGCGCCGGGCACCAAGAGCTTCGTCACGGCGTGCTTCTTCCTCACCATCTTCATCGGCGACTTCATCGGCGGCCTGATGGACCAGGCGCTCTGGGGCAAGATCTCCGACGGCAACTTCTTCCTCATCCAGGCCGTGGCGTCGGGCGTAATCACCGCGGCGTTCTGGGTGGTGGCGAAGAACTTCGAGCGCAACCAGGCCGCGGTGCAGGCGAGCCTCGCGCCGCCGCGGCAGCAGGTCGCGTCGACGTGA
- a CDS encoding membrane protein insertion efficiency factor YidD: MIRWLPLALLFAPALAHAEDFGPWSTAAAPAVMERYTGPMPLQMPARPSTLASSSFYVPFKFYQLVLSPIDGPRCAHRPTCSLYALQAVRKHPLMGAFFAIDRLWRGPESSSIRTLPVITDAEGAFHFADPLEASDFWLP, translated from the coding sequence GTGATCCGCTGGCTGCCGCTCGCGCTGCTCTTCGCGCCGGCGCTGGCGCACGCCGAGGACTTCGGCCCGTGGAGCACCGCCGCCGCGCCCGCGGTGATGGAGCGCTACACCGGGCCGATGCCGCTCCAGATGCCCGCGCGGCCGAGCACGCTCGCGTCGAGCAGCTTCTACGTGCCCTTCAAGTTCTACCAATTGGTGCTCTCGCCCATTGACGGCCCGCGCTGCGCGCACCGGCCCACGTGCTCGCTGTATGCGCTGCAGGCCGTCCGCAAGCACCCGCTGATGGGCGCGTTCTTCGCGATCGACCGGCTCTGGCGCGGGCCGGAGAGCTCGTCCATCCGCACGCTGCCGGTGATCACCGACGCCGAGGGCGCGTTCCACTTCGCGGATCCGCTCGAGGCGAGCGACTTCTGGCTCCCATGA
- a CDS encoding tetratricopeptide repeat protein: protein MIGALLAISLTAGQPAVADPNGSDRAHTEVLPYAYALMGEGDYYRAIGELKRFAFLAPNTPETFPALLSIGRAYELGGKASDGAAWLTRLRPLAPTAPLRASLEVELGYARFLSGDAGGAMEVLQNVLLTSNMAQSLPAVQRARAQYLLAWSYLFIGQSEPAANAFHDVPLAEAPALEQAARDYATLPHKSPLLAGALSALVPGLGHLYLGLPGIALAAFAWNALFIFATYDAMHHHLWGVGSVLAGLELLWYGGAVVGAVSGAEKYNRDAQVNYLDALRGKYDVAPVSWPPSPIH from the coding sequence ATGATCGGCGCCCTTCTGGCCATCTCGCTGACCGCCGGCCAGCCCGCGGTCGCGGATCCGAATGGATCCGATCGCGCGCACACTGAGGTGTTGCCGTACGCGTACGCGCTGATGGGTGAGGGCGACTACTACCGCGCGATCGGCGAGCTGAAGCGCTTCGCGTTCCTGGCGCCCAACACGCCGGAGACGTTTCCGGCCCTGCTCTCGATCGGGCGCGCGTACGAGCTCGGCGGCAAGGCGAGCGACGGCGCGGCGTGGTTGACGCGGCTGCGCCCGCTCGCGCCGACGGCACCGCTGCGCGCGAGCCTCGAGGTCGAGCTTGGCTACGCGCGCTTCCTGAGCGGCGACGCGGGCGGCGCGATGGAGGTGCTCCAAAACGTCTTGCTCACGTCGAACATGGCGCAGTCGCTGCCCGCGGTGCAGCGGGCGCGCGCCCAGTACCTGCTCGCGTGGAGCTACCTCTTCATCGGCCAGAGCGAGCCCGCGGCGAACGCGTTCCACGATGTGCCGCTCGCCGAGGCGCCCGCGCTGGAGCAGGCCGCGCGCGACTACGCGACGCTGCCCCACAAGAGCCCGCTCCTCGCCGGTGCGCTTTCGGCGCTCGTGCCGGGCCTCGGACATCTCTACCTGGGGCTGCCGGGAATCGCGCTCGCGGCGTTCGCGTGGAATGCGCTGTTCATCTTCGCGACCTACGACGCCATGCACCATCACCTCTGGGGCGTCGGCTCCGTGCTCGCGGGGCTGGAGCTGCTCTGGTACGGCGGTGCGGTGGTGGGCGCGGTGAGCGGCGCGGAGAAGTACAACCGCGACGCGCAGGTGAATTATCTCGACGCGCTCCGCGGCAAGTACGACGTGGCGCCCGTGAGCTGGCCGCCAAGCCCGATCCACTGA
- a CDS encoding DUF3006 domain-containing protein gives MAQLFLDRIEGDVAVLLDGKREVKLPRAYLPAGAREGDVLQLSLVRDLEATKKAQQETKTLRDKLGSDDDGGDLKL, from the coding sequence ATGGCCCAGCTCTTCCTCGACAGGATCGAAGGCGACGTCGCCGTGCTCCTCGACGGCAAGCGCGAGGTGAAGCTCCCGCGCGCGTACCTGCCCGCGGGCGCGCGCGAGGGCGACGTGCTGCAGCTCTCGTTGGTGCGCGATCTGGAAGCGACGAAGAAGGCGCAGCAGGAGACGAAGACGCTGCGCGACAAGCTCGGGTCCGACGACGACGGCGGGGATCTCAAGCTCTGA